One window from the genome of Bdellovibrio sp. NC01 encodes:
- a CDS encoding MarR family winged helix-turn-helix transcriptional regulator, translated as MKNKSSQELEPIQCVCTNIKMTSRAVGRAYDAAVEEAGVNVVQYSILINISRYQPIEQMRLAEHLDMERTTLYRALDVLARRKLVKISPADGLSKVVELTEKGKEVTKDAQKKWKGLHQGFIDKFGMKQLEQLNELLQDIRNHFKDV; from the coding sequence ATGAAGAACAAATCATCGCAAGAACTTGAACCGATTCAATGTGTCTGCACAAATATCAAAATGACTTCTCGAGCAGTGGGTCGTGCGTATGATGCCGCAGTTGAAGAAGCTGGTGTTAACGTTGTTCAGTACTCGATCTTGATTAATATTTCTCGCTATCAACCGATCGAACAAATGCGTCTAGCAGAACACTTGGATATGGAGCGCACCACTCTGTACCGAGCATTAGATGTCCTTGCAAGACGCAAGCTCGTGAAAATCAGCCCGGCCGACGGTCTTTCAAAAGTTGTCGAGCTGACAGAAAAAGGAAAAGAAGTCACAAAAGATGCCCAGAAAAAATGGAAGGGTCTGCATCAGGGTTTCATCGACAAGTTTGGGATGAAGCAGCTCGAACAGCTTAATGAACTTCTGCAGGATATTCGGAATCATTTTAAGGATGTTTAG
- a CDS encoding DMT family transporter translates to MKAPKLFILTALTMMAFAANSIFCRLALKDPQNNPVSFTLVRLFSGALVLLFFLIKFRRTEASQSRLLKFTAPIMLFSYALFFSLSYVQISAGTGALILFGSVQLTMIVASLFKKQKMNPLQWCGVLLAMAGLIYLLLPGIHTPPLHAAAFMAIAGCSWGFYSLIGQKNTNPIYATARNFVMTVPVVGILALIFPIQLTPHGWMFAILSGGVTSGFGYVLWYYVLKDLITSTAAIVQLSVPAITAFGGVLFLGETIHQRLIISSLLIFAGIILKVKAKSLKT, encoded by the coding sequence ATGAAAGCACCAAAACTTTTTATTCTAACGGCACTAACGATGATGGCGTTCGCCGCCAACTCGATATTTTGCAGGCTCGCTTTAAAAGATCCCCAAAACAATCCAGTCAGCTTCACGTTGGTTAGATTGTTTTCCGGTGCCCTTGTTCTGTTATTCTTCCTCATTAAGTTCCGAAGAACAGAAGCTTCACAATCGCGACTGTTGAAATTCACAGCGCCAATAATGCTTTTCTCTTACGCGCTATTTTTTTCTTTATCCTACGTTCAGATCAGCGCAGGTACGGGCGCGCTGATTCTATTCGGCAGCGTACAGCTGACAATGATCGTGGCTTCTTTATTCAAGAAGCAAAAGATGAATCCCTTGCAGTGGTGTGGAGTTTTACTTGCGATGGCAGGTTTAATATATTTACTGCTACCGGGAATTCACACACCACCACTTCACGCGGCCGCCTTCATGGCAATAGCAGGATGTTCATGGGGATTCTATTCTTTAATCGGACAGAAAAATACGAACCCTATATACGCGACTGCACGAAATTTCGTGATGACAGTTCCAGTGGTCGGCATTTTAGCTCTTATTTTTCCAATACAGCTAACGCCACATGGATGGATGTTCGCGATTCTTTCAGGAGGAGTTACTTCCGGCTTCGGCTACGTCTTATGGTATTATGTTCTTAAAGATCTCATCACAAGCACAGCCGCGATCGTACAGTTGAGCGTCCCAGCAATCACCGCATTCGGCGGAGTCTTATTCCTTGGCGAAACCATCCACCAAAGACTCATCATCTCAAGTCTTCTGATATTCGCCGGAATAATCCTAAAAGTTAAAGCCAAAAGCCTCAAAACCTAA
- a CDS encoding TIGR02147 family protein, translating into MQNNHQEFGKGKENSMTSLVPPVLSDYMNYRQFLADFYKFKRQSSKGSLRAYNYAVFSAAANIKSPNYLKMIIEGKRNLSDDMIGKFGKALGFNKEQTEEFRLLVQFTQATDPADRNMYLKKLSEHRVGVKLKTGEIDRKSFEKVPNWVAWIIYAMVDQEGVSFDNTALKKLLRGKASEDEIENALASLLNSGDLRRDEVTGELKKARSLTESPEDIPVALVRKLQSQLMYLGLESLYQDQPTDREFGTLTMSLTKAEFEEIKFKLRQMRKSINKDNSIARMKSKGERVYQLNIQLFPVTNAADGVAVTPVIQPAIDIKVDEIVETQVAQAEVQAEVQMPVAQTPAPTAPATAATPAAANKGSNVSSLAATAASAADLFR; encoded by the coding sequence ATGCAAAATAATCATCAAGAGTTTGGCAAAGGCAAAGAGAATTCAATGACTTCGCTGGTTCCACCAGTTTTGTCTGATTATATGAACTACCGCCAGTTCTTGGCAGATTTCTATAAGTTCAAACGTCAATCTTCAAAAGGTTCGTTGAGAGCTTATAACTACGCTGTTTTCTCTGCAGCGGCGAACATCAAATCTCCGAACTATTTGAAAATGATCATCGAAGGAAAAAGAAATCTTTCTGACGATATGATCGGCAAATTCGGTAAGGCTCTTGGTTTCAATAAAGAGCAAACTGAAGAATTCCGTCTTCTTGTGCAATTCACTCAAGCGACAGATCCTGCTGATCGCAATATGTACCTGAAAAAATTAAGCGAACACCGTGTGGGCGTGAAATTGAAAACAGGCGAGATCGACCGTAAGAGCTTCGAAAAAGTTCCGAACTGGGTTGCATGGATTATCTATGCGATGGTTGATCAAGAAGGTGTTTCATTCGACAACACAGCGTTGAAGAAACTTCTTCGTGGCAAAGCTTCTGAAGATGAAATTGAAAATGCATTGGCGTCTTTGCTGAACTCTGGCGATCTTCGTCGTGACGAAGTGACAGGGGAGTTGAAGAAAGCACGCAGCCTGACTGAATCTCCGGAAGATATTCCAGTGGCTCTTGTGCGCAAACTGCAATCGCAATTGATGTACTTGGGTCTTGAGTCTTTGTACCAAGATCAACCGACAGATCGCGAGTTCGGTACATTGACGATGTCTTTGACGAAAGCAGAATTTGAAGAAATCAAATTTAAGCTTCGCCAAATGCGTAAGTCGATCAACAAAGACAACTCTATCGCGCGTATGAAATCTAAAGGCGAGCGTGTGTATCAGTTGAACATTCAATTGTTCCCTGTGACAAACGCAGCAGACGGCGTAGCAGTGACTCCGGTAATTCAACCAGCTATCGATATTAAAGTTGATGAGATCGTTGAAACTCAGGTCGCTCAAGCTGAAGTCCAAGCAGAGGTGCAAATGCCTGTTGCTCAAACTCCGGCTCCGACTGCACCTGCAACTGCTGCAACTCCAGCCGCTGCAAACAAAGGTTCAAACGTTAGTTCTCTTGCCGCAACGGCAGCGTCTGCTGCTGATCTTTTCCGCTAA
- a CDS encoding phosphatase PAP2 family protein: MRVQQFGELLRSPSLLKKHLLKVGVSALIIAALAAYFFDQKLSQFFGIPEVRDQWRPIARVITDLGLSDYYFAIAILTWAFCRFVAPKISALQKYSAKVDYFRRWGLNFLVALLVSGAMTHIIKFTVGRQRPHKTPDFDPFVFIPFNPHWHWHSFSSGHSQVMFTAATMFSVAFPKMRWLWIPVAVIVCGTRIVVHDHFLSDTIFGAFVGYAGSLLAMKWMQAKSKNGLY, encoded by the coding sequence ATGCGTGTACAACAATTCGGCGAGCTTCTGCGTAGCCCTTCACTTCTAAAAAAGCATCTTTTAAAAGTCGGCGTCAGTGCCCTGATCATCGCGGCTTTGGCTGCGTATTTCTTTGATCAAAAGCTTTCGCAGTTCTTTGGCATTCCTGAAGTGCGTGATCAATGGCGTCCCATCGCCCGAGTCATCACGGATTTGGGTTTGTCTGACTATTATTTCGCAATTGCGATTTTAACGTGGGCTTTTTGTCGTTTTGTTGCGCCGAAAATTTCCGCGCTTCAAAAGTATTCTGCGAAGGTAGATTATTTCCGTCGTTGGGGATTGAATTTTCTGGTCGCACTTTTGGTTTCGGGCGCGATGACTCATATTATTAAATTTACGGTGGGAAGACAGCGTCCCCATAAGACTCCGGATTTTGATCCGTTCGTTTTTATTCCGTTTAATCCTCACTGGCACTGGCACTCGTTTTCTTCTGGGCATTCGCAAGTGATGTTTACTGCTGCAACGATGTTTAGTGTGGCGTTTCCGAAGATGCGTTGGCTGTGGATTCCAGTCGCGGTTATCGTGTGCGGTACACGCATCGTGGTCCACGATCACTTCTTAAGTGATACGATCTTCGGGGCCTTCGTTGGTTACGCGGGATCTTTGCTTGCGATGAAATGGATGCAAGCTAAGAGTAAGAACGGCTTGTATTAA
- a CDS encoding M48 family metallopeptidase → MKTEKEHFLFAKWPVEVHRRPFRRSVSIYLYPNKPIKVMASKSTSQKVIVDFLMAKKEWIEKNFEKFADLAEQFPEKKIKAYEDFPFMGKDRKLKVVITLNKKAFVSVTDEELLLHIPRNDWSANTPVQEHPTALKEIRHFYKREAVKLLSERVKFWSQQMGLQPAQVKFREQRTRWGSCSSKKIINLNWRLIVFTQEIIDYVVVHELAHLQHMDHSNRFWGLVEKHLENYQELMTSLKQSQHLVEFLSEK, encoded by the coding sequence ATGAAGACAGAGAAGGAACATTTTCTTTTTGCTAAATGGCCGGTAGAGGTGCACAGACGCCCTTTCCGTCGCTCTGTCTCGATTTATCTTTATCCCAACAAGCCCATTAAAGTGATGGCTAGCAAATCGACATCACAAAAAGTGATTGTTGATTTCTTAATGGCCAAAAAAGAATGGATCGAAAAGAACTTCGAAAAATTCGCCGATCTTGCAGAGCAGTTTCCGGAAAAGAAAATTAAAGCCTACGAAGACTTCCCGTTCATGGGTAAAGATCGTAAGCTTAAGGTCGTCATCACTTTAAATAAAAAAGCTTTCGTGTCAGTGACAGACGAAGAATTACTTTTGCACATTCCCCGCAATGACTGGAGTGCCAATACGCCCGTGCAAGAACATCCCACGGCACTAAAAGAAATCCGTCACTTCTATAAACGTGAAGCGGTGAAACTTTTAAGCGAGCGTGTGAAATTTTGGTCGCAGCAAATGGGCTTGCAACCCGCACAAGTGAAATTCCGTGAACAACGAACACGCTGGGGCAGTTGTTCGTCTAAAAAGATCATTAATCTGAATTGGCGTTTAATCGTATTTACTCAAGAGATCATCGACTACGTTGTTGTGCATGAACTTGCACACTTGCAGCACATGGACCATTCCAACAGATTCTGGGGCTTGGTTGAAAAGCATCTTGAAAACTACCAAGAGCTGATGACGTCGCTGAAACAATCTCAGCACCTAGTGGAATTTCTGTCAGAGAAATAG
- a CDS encoding serine/threonine protein kinase, whose protein sequence is MDKNSSFYNLDPEKVLRSAENAGFFPTGEFTQLNSYENRVFDIKLEEPIEKGSYTKNVIAKFYRPGRWSKEAILEEHEFLLSLKGEGIPAVAPLFQGHDSTLSEVDGMYVAYFPKVLGRMPQEFLGDDYKKVGRLMAQVHNVGARKEAPHRPVLDTSYYGGWETLDNLQDWVTPELRKRYNTAAEDILYAIDDNFDTTEFIRIHGDCHKGNLLNNGQEFFLVDFDDFVNGPVIQDFWMLLSGDEDAISEERDLIISGYEELREFPDHQWSWIPMLRGLRILMYAGWIAKRWDDPSFPRLFPEFNTYRYWAEEVEALEKIAWKINP, encoded by the coding sequence ATGGATAAAAACTCCTCTTTTTACAATCTAGATCCTGAGAAAGTTCTACGTTCTGCAGAGAACGCTGGCTTTTTTCCCACGGGAGAGTTCACCCAACTTAATTCCTATGAGAACCGCGTTTTCGATATCAAGCTGGAAGAGCCCATCGAAAAAGGTTCGTACACTAAAAACGTTATCGCGAAATTCTATCGTCCCGGTCGTTGGAGCAAAGAGGCTATCTTAGAAGAGCACGAATTTCTTTTGTCTTTAAAGGGCGAAGGCATTCCTGCGGTAGCGCCGTTGTTTCAAGGACACGATTCGACGTTAAGTGAAGTTGATGGCATGTACGTCGCCTACTTCCCGAAAGTTTTGGGTCGTATGCCGCAAGAATTCTTAGGTGACGATTATAAAAAAGTCGGCCGCTTGATGGCGCAAGTTCACAATGTGGGCGCGCGCAAGGAAGCTCCTCACCGTCCGGTGCTTGATACAAGTTATTATGGTGGTTGGGAGACTTTAGATAATTTGCAGGACTGGGTCACACCGGAATTGCGCAAACGCTATAACACCGCCGCTGAAGACATCCTTTATGCGATCGATGATAATTTCGATACGACGGAATTCATTCGTATTCACGGTGACTGTCATAAAGGCAACTTACTAAATAACGGTCAGGAATTTTTCTTGGTCGACTTTGACGATTTTGTAAATGGTCCGGTGATCCAAGATTTCTGGATGCTTTTATCTGGCGATGAAGATGCGATTTCAGAAGAACGCGATTTAATTATCTCGGGCTATGAAGAGCTGCGTGAATTCCCCGATCATCAATGGTCGTGGATTCCAATGCTTCGTGGTCTGCGCATCTTAATGTATGCAGGCTGGATCGCGAAACGCTGGGATGATCCAAGCTTTCCGCGTCTATTCCCAGAGTTCAACACTTACCGCTATTGGGCGGAAGAAGTTGAAGCTCTGGAAAAGATCGCGTGGAAAATTAATCCCTAA
- a CDS encoding LysR family transcriptional regulator has protein sequence MSLLSPSLEAFWAVVQKGTVLEAAKMVNLTQTGVTQRIRSLEKQLGVTLFTRSRKGMRLTNEGESLLRYVQAARDLEGDTLAKLSGKKSAATIEVCISGTSTLMRSRVIPRVSAILKKHPQLRVRFDLTEADNIVGKLKNGFAQLAAMPANQVGLELDSKMLAPEKYILVGPSSWKKRSLSDILEKECIIDHDPSDMVTFDLLKKYKLNKKARPERHYANNIDALTSMIQHGAGYSVLTAEYAQDFIKDGSLIVLDKTMFLDDPVALAWYPRNEMPLYFKDLIEAITKK, from the coding sequence ATGAGTTTACTGAGCCCTTCCCTAGAAGCTTTCTGGGCCGTCGTCCAAAAGGGCACGGTCCTGGAAGCTGCAAAAATGGTAAATCTCACCCAAACAGGGGTGACCCAAAGAATAAGAAGCTTGGAAAAGCAGCTTGGGGTCACCCTTTTTACTCGCTCTAGAAAAGGCATGCGCTTAACCAACGAAGGAGAATCGCTTCTTCGTTATGTGCAAGCGGCCCGTGATCTTGAAGGCGATACACTTGCAAAACTTTCCGGTAAAAAATCAGCGGCAACTATTGAAGTGTGTATCAGCGGCACATCGACATTGATGCGTTCACGCGTGATTCCGCGTGTAAGTGCAATTTTAAAAAAGCATCCGCAACTGCGCGTGCGTTTTGATTTAACGGAAGCAGATAATATTGTCGGCAAATTGAAAAACGGCTTCGCACAACTTGCAGCGATGCCAGCGAATCAAGTGGGTCTTGAACTTGATTCAAAAATGCTTGCTCCAGAAAAATATATTTTAGTGGGACCGTCTTCATGGAAGAAGCGCTCGCTATCTGACATCTTAGAAAAAGAATGCATCATCGATCATGATCCCAGCGACATGGTGACGTTTGATCTTCTGAAAAAATATAAATTGAATAAGAAAGCCCGTCCGGAAAGACATTATGCGAACAACATCGATGCATTGACTTCGATGATTCAGCATGGAGCAGGTTATTCGGTTTTAACTGCGGAATATGCGCAGGATTTTATTAAAGATGGATCATTAATCGTACTTGATAAAACAATGTTCCTTGATGATCCCGTTGCGCTTGCTTGGTATCCGCGCAATGAAATGCCTTTGTACTTTAAAGATTTGATCGAAGCGATCACTAAGAAATAA
- a CDS encoding isocitrate dehydrogenase (NADP(+)): MKKIKVANPVVELDGDEMTRIIWKFIKEKLILPYLEIDIKYFDLGMEHRDATNDQVTVDSAEAIKKYNVGIKCATITPDEARVKEFNLKQMWKSPNGTIRNILDGTVFREPIICKNVPRLVPNWTAPICIGRHAFGDQYRATDFVTKGKGKLTVTFQPENGGETQTYEVFNFKGDGVALTMYNTDESIKGFAHSCFNMALQKKWPLYLSTKNTILKKYDGRFKDIFEEIYQKEFKAKFDAAGITYEHRLIDDMVASALKWNGNFVWACKNYDGDVQSDTVAQGFGSLGLMTSVLVTPDGKTMEAEAAHGTVTRHYRQHQQGKPTSTNPIASIFAWTRGLEHRGNLDGNTELVKFAQTLEKVCVETVEAGFMTKDLAVCIYGDKVPADKYMNTEPFLNKLDENLKKALSM; encoded by the coding sequence ATGAAAAAAATCAAAGTTGCAAATCCCGTCGTTGAACTTGACGGCGATGAAATGACAAGAATCATCTGGAAATTCATTAAAGAAAAATTGATCCTTCCATACCTTGAAATCGATATTAAGTATTTCGACTTGGGCATGGAACATCGTGACGCTACAAACGACCAAGTTACTGTTGATTCTGCTGAAGCAATCAAAAAGTACAACGTTGGTATCAAATGCGCGACGATCACTCCAGACGAAGCTCGCGTTAAAGAGTTCAACTTGAAACAAATGTGGAAATCACCAAACGGCACTATCCGTAACATCTTGGATGGTACAGTTTTCCGTGAACCAATCATTTGCAAAAACGTTCCTCGCTTGGTTCCTAACTGGACAGCACCAATCTGTATCGGTCGTCACGCATTCGGTGACCAATACCGTGCAACAGATTTCGTGACTAAAGGTAAAGGTAAATTGACTGTGACTTTCCAACCTGAAAACGGTGGCGAAACTCAAACTTATGAAGTGTTCAACTTCAAAGGCGACGGTGTTGCATTGACTATGTACAACACTGACGAGTCAATCAAAGGCTTTGCTCACTCTTGCTTCAACATGGCTCTTCAAAAGAAATGGCCTTTGTACCTTTCAACTAAGAACACAATCTTGAAAAAGTACGATGGTCGCTTCAAAGACATCTTCGAAGAAATCTACCAAAAAGAATTCAAAGCGAAATTCGATGCAGCTGGCATCACTTACGAACATCGTTTGATCGACGACATGGTTGCTTCTGCTTTGAAATGGAATGGTAACTTCGTATGGGCTTGTAAGAACTACGATGGTGACGTTCAGTCAGATACAGTTGCACAAGGTTTCGGTTCTTTGGGTCTAATGACTTCAGTTCTAGTAACTCCAGATGGTAAAACAATGGAAGCTGAAGCAGCTCACGGTACAGTGACTCGTCACTACCGTCAGCACCAACAAGGTAAACCGACTTCGACAAATCCAATCGCGTCTATCTTCGCGTGGACTCGTGGTCTTGAGCACCGTGGTAACTTGGATGGCAACACTGAACTAGTTAAATTCGCTCAAACTTTGGAAAAAGTTTGCGTTGAAACAGTTGAAGCTGGCTTCATGACTAAGGACCTTGCTGTTTGCATTTACGGCGACAAAGTTCCTGCCGATAAATACATGAACACAGAGCCGTTCTTGAACAAACTTGATGAGAACTTGAAAAAAGCTCTTTCAATGTAA